A genomic window from Micromonospora sp. WMMA1947 includes:
- a CDS encoding ABC-F family ATP-binding cassette domain-containing protein — translation MNNLDNIPSSPFAADGLLPAGHRAHVRADGVRVVRGGRVVLSDVDVTVSAGSRLAVVGENGRGKTTLLHVLAGILVPDQGTVERLGTIGVARQNLEARHGETVGTLVHGSIRESARALRALDDAADALAEGRAGADDAYAAALDAATRLDAWDAQRRVDVALAGLDACPDRDRPLATLSVGQRYRVRLACLLGARVDLLMLDEPTNHLDTTGLAFLTARLREHPGGVVLVTHDRALLRDVATEFLDLDPSADGRPRRYAGDYAAWQDGRSRDFANWVRDHEAQQAEHQRLADGVREAQDRLSTGWRPAKGHGKHQRQSRAPGLVQALRRRQEALDAHRVTVPEPPQPLRWPPLDTRAGLPILRCHDVTVAGRLRTPVTLTLDGGDRLLVTGPNGAGKSTLLSVLAGDLTPSTGEVRHLSGARVAYLGQEVPDWPPGMLAHDLYEQHVGRLRSTGRLRGGTALPLSATSLLDAEARRTPVDRMSHGQQRRLNLALRLAERPDLLILDEPTNHLSAPLVDDLTAALLTTRATVVVATHDRQMLHDLASWPTLPLTADPEDDGERPSRDA, via the coding sequence GTGAACAACCTCGACAACATTCCTTCATCCCCGTTCGCCGCGGACGGCCTGCTGCCCGCCGGGCACCGGGCGCACGTCCGGGCCGACGGCGTCCGTGTCGTACGCGGCGGCCGGGTCGTCCTGTCCGACGTCGACGTGACCGTCTCCGCCGGCTCCCGCCTGGCGGTCGTCGGCGAGAACGGCCGCGGCAAGACCACCCTGCTGCACGTGCTGGCCGGCATTCTCGTGCCCGACCAGGGCACCGTGGAACGGCTGGGCACGATCGGCGTCGCCCGGCAGAACCTGGAGGCGCGCCACGGCGAGACAGTGGGCACGCTCGTCCACGGGTCGATCCGGGAGTCCGCACGCGCGCTGCGGGCACTGGACGACGCCGCCGACGCGCTGGCCGAGGGCCGGGCCGGCGCGGACGACGCGTACGCCGCCGCGCTCGACGCCGCCACCCGGCTGGACGCCTGGGACGCGCAGCGTCGCGTCGACGTGGCGCTGGCCGGTCTCGACGCCTGCCCGGACCGGGACCGCCCGCTGGCCACGCTGTCCGTCGGCCAGCGCTACCGGGTACGGCTGGCGTGCCTGCTGGGGGCCCGGGTCGACCTGCTGATGCTGGACGAGCCGACGAACCACCTCGACACGACCGGCCTCGCCTTCCTCACCGCCCGGCTGCGCGAGCACCCCGGAGGCGTGGTGCTGGTGACCCACGACCGCGCCCTGCTGCGGGACGTGGCCACGGAGTTCCTCGACCTCGACCCCAGCGCGGACGGGCGCCCGCGCCGCTACGCCGGGGACTACGCCGCCTGGCAGGACGGACGCAGTCGCGACTTCGCGAACTGGGTACGCGACCACGAGGCACAGCAGGCCGAGCACCAGCGGCTGGCCGACGGGGTACGGGAGGCGCAGGATCGGCTCAGCACCGGCTGGCGTCCGGCCAAGGGCCACGGCAAGCACCAGCGCCAGTCCCGCGCGCCCGGCCTGGTCCAGGCACTACGACGCCGGCAGGAGGCACTCGACGCGCACCGGGTCACCGTGCCGGAGCCGCCGCAGCCGCTGCGCTGGCCGCCGCTGGACACCCGGGCCGGACTGCCGATCCTGCGGTGCCACGACGTCACGGTGGCCGGGCGTCTGCGTACCCCGGTCACGCTCACGCTCGACGGCGGGGACCGCCTGCTGGTGACCGGGCCCAACGGCGCGGGCAAGTCGACGCTGCTCTCCGTGCTGGCCGGCGACCTCACGCCGTCGACCGGGGAGGTCCGCCACCTGTCCGGGGCACGCGTCGCGTACCTCGGTCAGGAGGTGCCCGACTGGCCGCCCGGGATGCTCGCGCACGACCTGTACGAGCAGCACGTGGGGCGGCTGCGCTCCACCGGGCGCCTCCGGGGCGGCACGGCGCTGCCGCTGAGCGCGACGAGCCTGCTCGACGCCGAGGCCCGGCGTACCCCGGTCGACCGGATGTCGCACGGACAGCAACGGCGGCTGAACCTGGCGCTGCGGCTGGCCGAACGTCCCGACCTGCTGATCCTCGACGAACCCACGAACCACCTGTCGGCGCCGCTGGTCGACGACCTCACTGCAGCCCTGCTGACGACCAGGGCCACGGTGGTCGTCGCCACCCACGACCGGCAGATGCTCCACGACCTCGCGTCCTGGCCCACGCTGCCCCTCACCGCCGACCCGGAAGACGACGGCGAGCGCCCTTCCCGCGACGCCTGA
- a CDS encoding glycoside hydrolase family 15 protein — MRGYPAIEDHGLIGDLQTAALVTCDGTIDWFCAPRFDSPSIFAALLDKDKGGFFQIAPHEVRYVTKQLYLPGTPILITRFISADGVAEVIDFMPVTGERVTDSHRIVRMVNMVRGSMRFRVECRPRFDYARQSHKLERHRNGYLFRGPSETLTFNPIDPVRQLWAQTGEIRMEDGDLIAYGTLNEGDTGGVILETGSEEPRIIPPEEVQGMFEWTRDYWRRWVERSRYTGRWREMVERSAITLKLMTYAPTGAMIAAPTAALPELVGGSRNWDYRYTWVRDTSFSVHALLGLGFTEEVSRYMDWLDERIREAGDHQDPLKIMYRVDGSSDLHEEVLDHLEGYRGSRPVRIGNGAADQIQLDIHGEALYAMHLADEQGIRVSHQVWKSTVRLIDWLCHNWDQRDAGIWESRHHPRNYTFGRVMSWVALDRAIRLATRTGRPGDMSCWTEQRNRIYNQVMARGFHRERGSFVQAYDENVLDAALLYMPAVGFVTPTDPLWLSTLESIERDLVSDSLVHRYDPLHSPDGLPGHEGTFNMCTFWYVEALARSGRLDDARLTLEKMLTFSNHLGLYAEEIASTGEQIGNYPQAFSHLALINSALAVNDLLDAEAHARLRR, encoded by the coding sequence GTGAGGGGCTATCCGGCGATCGAGGATCACGGGCTGATCGGCGACCTCCAGACCGCGGCGCTGGTGACCTGTGACGGGACGATCGACTGGTTCTGCGCGCCGCGCTTCGACTCGCCGAGCATCTTCGCCGCGCTGCTGGACAAGGACAAGGGCGGCTTCTTCCAGATCGCCCCGCACGAGGTCCGGTACGTCACCAAGCAGCTCTACCTGCCCGGCACGCCGATCCTGATCACCCGGTTCATCAGCGCGGACGGCGTCGCCGAGGTGATCGACTTCATGCCGGTCACCGGCGAACGCGTCACCGACTCGCACCGCATCGTGCGCATGGTCAACATGGTGCGCGGCAGCATGCGGTTCCGGGTGGAGTGCCGGCCCCGGTTCGACTACGCACGCCAGAGCCACAAGCTGGAGCGGCACCGCAACGGCTACCTGTTCCGCGGCCCGTCGGAGACGCTCACCTTCAACCCGATCGACCCGGTGCGGCAACTGTGGGCCCAGACCGGCGAGATCCGCATGGAGGACGGCGACCTCATCGCGTACGGCACCCTCAACGAGGGCGACACCGGCGGGGTGATCCTGGAGACCGGCAGTGAGGAACCCCGGATCATCCCGCCGGAAGAGGTCCAGGGCATGTTCGAGTGGACCCGGGACTACTGGCGGCGCTGGGTCGAACGCTCCCGCTACACCGGCCGCTGGCGGGAGATGGTCGAGCGCTCCGCCATCACGCTCAAACTCATGACGTACGCGCCGACCGGCGCGATGATCGCCGCGCCGACCGCCGCGCTGCCCGAGCTGGTCGGCGGCTCCCGCAACTGGGACTACCGCTACACCTGGGTACGCGACACCTCGTTCTCGGTGCACGCGCTGCTCGGCCTCGGGTTCACCGAGGAGGTCAGCCGGTACATGGACTGGCTCGACGAGCGCATCCGCGAAGCCGGCGACCACCAGGACCCGCTGAAGATCATGTACCGCGTGGACGGCTCCTCGGACCTGCACGAGGAGGTGCTCGACCACCTGGAGGGGTACCGGGGCTCCCGGCCGGTGCGGATCGGCAACGGCGCGGCCGACCAGATCCAGCTCGACATCCACGGCGAGGCGCTCTACGCCATGCACCTCGCCGACGAGCAGGGCATCCGGGTGTCGCACCAGGTGTGGAAGAGCACCGTGCGCCTGATCGACTGGCTCTGCCACAACTGGGACCAGCGCGACGCCGGGATCTGGGAGAGCCGCCACCACCCCCGCAACTACACGTTCGGCCGGGTGATGTCCTGGGTGGCGCTGGACCGGGCCATCCGCCTGGCCACCCGGACCGGCCGTCCCGGGGACATGAGCTGCTGGACCGAACAGCGCAACCGGATCTACAACCAGGTCATGGCCCGCGGTTTCCATCGGGAACGCGGCAGCTTCGTGCAGGCGTACGACGAGAACGTGCTCGACGCCGCCCTGCTCTACATGCCGGCGGTCGGGTTCGTCACGCCCACCGACCCGCTCTGGCTGTCCACGCTGGAGTCGATCGAGCGCGATCTGGTTTCGGACAGCCTGGTCCACCGGTACGACCCGCTGCACTCCCCCGACGGGCTGCCCGGCCACGAGGGCACGTTCAACATGTGCACGTTCTGGTACGTGGAGGCACTGGCCCGCTCCGGCCGGCTGGACGACGCCCGGCTCACCCTGGAGAAGATGCTCACCTTCAGCAACCACCTCGGCCTCTACGCCGAGGAGATCGCCTCCACCGGTGAGCAGATCGGCAACTACCCGCAGGCGTTCAGCCACCTCGCCCTGATCAACTCGGCGCTCGCGGTGAACGACCTGCTCGACGCCGAGGCCCACGCCCGCCTGCGCCGATAA
- a CDS encoding NAD(P)/FAD-dependent oxidoreductase: protein MTENYEVLVIGGGAAGLNGALMLARARRSVLVVDGGEPRNAPADGVHALLGHDGVPPAELLARGRDEVRRYGGHLTEGQVETVARDDAGFEVALADGRRIRAGHVLVATGLVDELPEVPGLRERWGRDVVHCPYCHGWEVRERPIGVIGTGPMSVHQTLLFRQWSDDVVYLRHTAPPLTDEQAEQLAARGVPVVEGEVAAVETDGDRLTGVRLRDGRTVDREVLTVAPRMVARAGFLAGLGLRPQPHPSGMGEYLAADESGRTDVPGVWVAGNVTDLSAQVGSAAAAGARTAAMINADLVQEETRRAVEARRGAREGG from the coding sequence ATGACCGAGAACTACGAGGTACTGGTGATCGGCGGCGGCGCGGCCGGGCTCAACGGCGCGCTCATGCTGGCCCGGGCCCGCCGGTCGGTGCTGGTGGTGGACGGGGGCGAACCCCGCAACGCGCCCGCCGACGGCGTGCACGCGCTGCTGGGCCACGACGGCGTGCCGCCGGCCGAGCTGCTGGCGCGCGGCCGGGACGAGGTCCGCCGCTACGGCGGGCACCTGACCGAGGGCCAGGTCGAGACGGTGGCCCGCGACGACGCCGGGTTCGAGGTGGCGCTCGCCGACGGCCGCCGGATCCGCGCCGGGCACGTGCTGGTCGCCACCGGTCTGGTCGACGAGCTGCCCGAGGTGCCCGGCCTGCGCGAGCGCTGGGGGCGGGACGTGGTGCACTGCCCGTACTGCCACGGCTGGGAGGTGCGCGAGCGGCCGATCGGCGTCATCGGCACCGGCCCGATGTCGGTGCACCAGACGCTGCTGTTCCGGCAGTGGAGCGACGACGTGGTCTACCTGCGGCACACCGCGCCGCCGCTCACCGACGAGCAGGCCGAGCAGCTCGCCGCGCGCGGCGTGCCGGTGGTCGAGGGCGAGGTCGCGGCCGTCGAGACGGACGGGGACCGGCTGACCGGGGTACGCCTGCGCGACGGCCGCACTGTCGACCGCGAGGTGCTGACCGTCGCGCCCCGGATGGTGGCGCGCGCCGGGTTCCTGGCCGGGCTGGGCCTGCGCCCGCAACCGCACCCGAGCGGGATGGGCGAGTATCTGGCGGCCGACGAGTCGGGGCGTACCGATGTGCCGGGGGTGTGGGTCGCGGGCAACGTGACCGACCTGTCGGCGCAGGTCGGGTCCGCCGCGGCGGCGGGCGCCCGGACCGCAGCGATGATCAACGCGGATCTGGTGCAGGAGGAGACCCGCCGAGCGGTCGAGGCGCGGCGGGGCGCGCGGGAGGGTGGGTGA